One stretch of Prinia subflava isolate CZ2003 ecotype Zambia chromosome 19, Cam_Psub_1.2, whole genome shotgun sequence DNA includes these proteins:
- the PRODH gene encoding proline dehydrogenase 1, mitochondrial isoform X3 has product MPIPKSVAVPVAVPVPVQWDAGPAPVAAERCQRRGGAAPWSWGPGGGPARAVLKAAAGGGPAVPMALPSAARAFRAAVRRCDPPSRPRTAPAAAPRGLSPAAAGAGPRPGPASPPRGAERGPPPPAVDFGDPREAFRSKSSAELLRGLVVLGLCAVEPLVQHNREFVAGEDQEAIKPLLRRNQAFGVGAVLDYSVEEDLGDGRSRTSAAEKEMGGGEKWEKQYQAHQGFGDHHGGVTGAHTYFYADEAKCDQHMETFLRCIDASSGSSEDGFSAIKLTALARPQFLVRFSEVLGKWRKFFHQMAAEQGQAGRAVLDTKLEVEKLQEALANLGIASKAESQQWFTGLGTNGTVDLLDWNSLFDRRTKLSRPLLIPNRMTGQLEPLLSRFSEEEELQMKRVLQRVDVLAKRAMEKGVRLMVDAEQSYFQPAISRLTVETQRRFNRSQPIIYNTYQCYLRVRLEAYNNVTGDMELSRREGWHFGAKLVRGAYMEQERERAAQMGYEDPINPTYEKTNEMYHRCLDYVLEEITRSQKANVMVASHNEDTVKFTLRRMMELGIHPSDKKVCFGQLLGMCDQITFPLGQAGFPVYKYVPYGPVNEVLPYLSRRAQENRGFMQRANRERDLLWKEVKRRLLTGNLFSH; this is encoded by the exons ATGCCGATCCCAAAATCGGTCGCAGTCCCGGTCGCTGTCCCGGTGCCGGTGCAATGGGACGCGGGGCCGGCTCCGGTGGCAGCAGAGCGCTGCCAAAggcggggcggagcggcgcCGTGGAGCTGGGGGCCCGGGGGCGGTCCCGCCCGGGCCGTACTTaaggcggcggcgggcggcggccccgccgtgCCCATGGCTCTCCCGAGCGCCGCCCGGGCGTTCCGCGCCGCCGTTCGTCGGTGCGATCCCCCGAGCCGCCCGCGcaccgcgcccgccgccgccccccgcgggctctccccggcggcggcgggcgcgggacCCCGGCCGGGGCCGGCCTCTCCTCCGCGAggcgcggagcggggcccgccgccgcccgccgtGGATTTCGGGGATCCGCGCGAGGCGTTCCGCAGCAAGAGCAGCGCGGAGCTGCTGCGGgggctggtggtgctggggctgtgcgCCGTGGAGCCGCTGGTGCAGCACAACCGGGAG TTCGTGGCCGGGGAGGACCAGGAGGCCATCAAGCCGCTGCTCCGGCGGAACCAGGCCTTCGGcgtgggtgctgtgctggatTACAGCGTGGAGGAGGACCTGGGCGACGGGCG CTCCCGCACCTCTGCAGCCGAGAAGGAGATGGGAG GAGGAGAGAAATGGGAGAAGCAATACCAAGCCCATCAGGGATTTGGAGATCACCATGGTGGAGTCACCGGTGCCCACACCTATTTCTATGCTGACGAAGCCAAGTGTGACCAACACATGGAGACTTTCCTCCGCTGTATTGATGCATCAA GTGGCAGCTCAGAGGATGGCTTCTCTGCCATCAAGCTAACAGCCCTGGCCAGACCCCAGTTCCTG gTGCGGTTCTCAGAGGTGCTGGGGAAGTGGCGGAAGTTCTTCCACCAAATGGCcgcagagcagggccaggccgGGCGCGCAGTGCTGGACACAAAGCTGGAGGTGGAGAAGCTGCAG GAGGCACTGGCCAACCTCGGCATTGCAAGCAAGGCAGAGAGCCAGCAGTGGTTCACAGGCCTGGGCACGAACGG cactgtggACCTGCTGGACTGGAACAGCCTGTTCGACAGACGCACCAAGCTCTCCAGGCCTCTGCTCATCCCAAACAGAATG ACTGGGCAGCTGGAGCCTCTGCTGTCACGCTTcagcgaggaggaggagctgcagatgaAGCGGGTGCTGCAACGCGTGGATGTCCTTGCGAAG AGAGCCATGGAGAAGGGTGTGAGGCTGATGGTGGATGCGGAGCAGAGCTACTTCCAGCCGGCCATCAGCCGCCTCACCGTGGAGACGCAGCGCCGCTTCAACAGGAGCCAGCCCATCATCTACAACACCTACCAGTGCTACCTGAGGGTGAGGCTG GAGGCTTACAACAATGTGACAGGGGACATGGAGCTGTCACGCCGAGAGGGCTGGCACTTTGGTGCCAAGCTGGTGCGTGGCGCCTacatggagcaggagagggagagggcGGCTCAGATGGGCTACGAGGATCCCATCAACCCAACCTATGAGAAGACCAACGAGATGTACCACAG GTGCCTGGACTATGTCCTGGAGGAGATCACGCGTAGCCAAAAAGCCAACGTGATGGTGGCATCTCACAATGAGGACACGGTGAAGTTCACCCTGCGCCG GATGATGGAGCTGGGGATCCATCCCTCAGACAAGAAGGTGTGCTTCGGGCAGCTGCTGGGCATGTGTGACCAGATCACCTTCCCCCTGG gccAGGCTGGCTTCCCCGTGTACAAGTACGTGCCCTATGGGCCGGTGAACGAGGTGCTGCCTTACCTGTCCCGCCGGGCCCAGGAGAACAGGGGCTTCATGCAGAGGGCAAACCGTGAGCGGGACCTGCTCTGGAAAGAGGTCAAGAGGCGTCTCCTCACAGGAAACCTCTTCAGCCACTGA
- the PRODH gene encoding proline dehydrogenase 1, mitochondrial isoform X4: MALPSAARAFRAAVRRCDPPSRPRTAPAAAPRGLSPAAAGAGPRPGPASPPRGAERGPPPPAVDFGDPREAFRSKSSAELLRGLVVLGLCAVEPLVQHNRELLQLCQRVLGQTLFERLMKMTFYGQFVAGEDQEAIKPLLRRNQAFGVGAVLDYSVEEDLGDGRSRTSAAEKEMGGGEKWEKQYQAHQGFGDHHGGVTGAHTYFYADEAKCDQHMETFLRCIDASSGSSEDGFSAIKLTALARPQFLVRFSEVLGKWRKFFHQMAAEQGQAGRAVLDTKLEVEKLQEALANLGIASKAESQQWFTGLGTNGTVDLLDWNSLFDRRTKLSRPLLIPNRMTGQLEPLLSRFSEEEELQMKRVLQRVDVLAKRAMEKGVRLMVDAEQSYFQPAISRLTVETQRRFNRSQPIIYNTYQCYLRVRLEAYNNVTGDMELSRREGWHFGAKLVRGAYMEQERERAAQMGYEDPINPTYEKTNEMYHRCLDYVLEEITRSQKANVMVASHNEDTVKFTLRRWVLGRQRGEDDGAGDPSLRQEGVLRAAAGHV, encoded by the exons ATGGCTCTCCCGAGCGCCGCCCGGGCGTTCCGCGCCGCCGTTCGTCGGTGCGATCCCCCGAGCCGCCCGCGcaccgcgcccgccgccgccccccgcgggctctccccggcggcggcgggcgcgggacCCCGGCCGGGGCCGGCCTCTCCTCCGCGAggcgcggagcggggcccgccgccgcccgccgtGGATTTCGGGGATCCGCGCGAGGCGTTCCGCAGCAAGAGCAGCGCGGAGCTGCTGCGGgggctggtggtgctggggctgtgcgCCGTGGAGCCGCTGGTGCAGCACAACCGGGAG ctgctgcagttgtgCCAGCGGGTACTGGGGCAGACGCTCTTCGAGCGGCTGATGAAGATGACGTTCTACGGGCAGTTCGTGGCCGGGGAGGACCAGGAGGCCATCAAGCCGCTGCTCCGGCGGAACCAGGCCTTCGGcgtgggtgctgtgctggatTACAGCGTGGAGGAGGACCTGGGCGACGGGCG CTCCCGCACCTCTGCAGCCGAGAAGGAGATGGGAG GAGGAGAGAAATGGGAGAAGCAATACCAAGCCCATCAGGGATTTGGAGATCACCATGGTGGAGTCACCGGTGCCCACACCTATTTCTATGCTGACGAAGCCAAGTGTGACCAACACATGGAGACTTTCCTCCGCTGTATTGATGCATCAA GTGGCAGCTCAGAGGATGGCTTCTCTGCCATCAAGCTAACAGCCCTGGCCAGACCCCAGTTCCTG gTGCGGTTCTCAGAGGTGCTGGGGAAGTGGCGGAAGTTCTTCCACCAAATGGCcgcagagcagggccaggccgGGCGCGCAGTGCTGGACACAAAGCTGGAGGTGGAGAAGCTGCAG GAGGCACTGGCCAACCTCGGCATTGCAAGCAAGGCAGAGAGCCAGCAGTGGTTCACAGGCCTGGGCACGAACGG cactgtggACCTGCTGGACTGGAACAGCCTGTTCGACAGACGCACCAAGCTCTCCAGGCCTCTGCTCATCCCAAACAGAATG ACTGGGCAGCTGGAGCCTCTGCTGTCACGCTTcagcgaggaggaggagctgcagatgaAGCGGGTGCTGCAACGCGTGGATGTCCTTGCGAAG AGAGCCATGGAGAAGGGTGTGAGGCTGATGGTGGATGCGGAGCAGAGCTACTTCCAGCCGGCCATCAGCCGCCTCACCGTGGAGACGCAGCGCCGCTTCAACAGGAGCCAGCCCATCATCTACAACACCTACCAGTGCTACCTGAGGGTGAGGCTG GAGGCTTACAACAATGTGACAGGGGACATGGAGCTGTCACGCCGAGAGGGCTGGCACTTTGGTGCCAAGCTGGTGCGTGGCGCCTacatggagcaggagagggagagggcGGCTCAGATGGGCTACGAGGATCCCATCAACCCAACCTATGAGAAGACCAACGAGATGTACCACAG GTGCCTGGACTATGTCCTGGAGGAGATCACGCGTAGCCAAAAAGCCAACGTGATGGTGGCATCTCACAATGAGGACACGGTGAAGTTCACCCTGCGCCGGtgggtgctgggcaggcagcGTGGTGAG GATGATGGAGCTGGGGATCCATCCCTCAGACAAGAAGGTGTGCTTCGGGCAGCTGCTGGGCATGTGTGA
- the PRODH gene encoding proline dehydrogenase 1, mitochondrial isoform X1 — MALPSAARAFRAAVRRCDPPSRPRTAPAAAPRGLSPAAAGAGPRPGPASPPRGAERGPPPPAVDFGDPREAFRSKSSAELLRGLVVLGLCAVEPLVQHNRELLQLCQRVLGQTLFERLMKMTFYGQFVAGEDQEAIKPLLRRNQAFGVGAVLDYSVEEDLGDGRSRTSAAEKEMGGGEKWEKQYQAHQGFGDHHGGVTGAHTYFYADEAKCDQHMETFLRCIDASSGSSEDGFSAIKLTALARPQFLVRFSEVLGKWRKFFHQMAAEQGQAGRAVLDTKLEVEKLQEALANLGIASKAESQQWFTGLGTNGTVDLLDWNSLFDRRTKLSRPLLIPNRMTGQLEPLLSRFSEEEELQMKRVLQRVDVLAKRAMEKGVRLMVDAEQSYFQPAISRLTVETQRRFNRSQPIIYNTYQCYLRVRLEAYNNVTGDMELSRREGWHFGAKLVRGAYMEQERERAAQMGYEDPINPTYEKTNEMYHRCLDYVLEEITRSQKANVMVASHNEDTVKFTLRRMMELGIHPSDKKVCFGQLLGMCDQITFPLGQAGFPVYKYVPYGPVNEVLPYLSRRAQENRGFMQRANRERDLLWKEVKRRLLTGNLFSH, encoded by the exons ATGGCTCTCCCGAGCGCCGCCCGGGCGTTCCGCGCCGCCGTTCGTCGGTGCGATCCCCCGAGCCGCCCGCGcaccgcgcccgccgccgccccccgcgggctctccccggcggcggcgggcgcgggacCCCGGCCGGGGCCGGCCTCTCCTCCGCGAggcgcggagcggggcccgccgccgcccgccgtGGATTTCGGGGATCCGCGCGAGGCGTTCCGCAGCAAGAGCAGCGCGGAGCTGCTGCGGgggctggtggtgctggggctgtgcgCCGTGGAGCCGCTGGTGCAGCACAACCGGGAG ctgctgcagttgtgCCAGCGGGTACTGGGGCAGACGCTCTTCGAGCGGCTGATGAAGATGACGTTCTACGGGCAGTTCGTGGCCGGGGAGGACCAGGAGGCCATCAAGCCGCTGCTCCGGCGGAACCAGGCCTTCGGcgtgggtgctgtgctggatTACAGCGTGGAGGAGGACCTGGGCGACGGGCG CTCCCGCACCTCTGCAGCCGAGAAGGAGATGGGAG GAGGAGAGAAATGGGAGAAGCAATACCAAGCCCATCAGGGATTTGGAGATCACCATGGTGGAGTCACCGGTGCCCACACCTATTTCTATGCTGACGAAGCCAAGTGTGACCAACACATGGAGACTTTCCTCCGCTGTATTGATGCATCAA GTGGCAGCTCAGAGGATGGCTTCTCTGCCATCAAGCTAACAGCCCTGGCCAGACCCCAGTTCCTG gTGCGGTTCTCAGAGGTGCTGGGGAAGTGGCGGAAGTTCTTCCACCAAATGGCcgcagagcagggccaggccgGGCGCGCAGTGCTGGACACAAAGCTGGAGGTGGAGAAGCTGCAG GAGGCACTGGCCAACCTCGGCATTGCAAGCAAGGCAGAGAGCCAGCAGTGGTTCACAGGCCTGGGCACGAACGG cactgtggACCTGCTGGACTGGAACAGCCTGTTCGACAGACGCACCAAGCTCTCCAGGCCTCTGCTCATCCCAAACAGAATG ACTGGGCAGCTGGAGCCTCTGCTGTCACGCTTcagcgaggaggaggagctgcagatgaAGCGGGTGCTGCAACGCGTGGATGTCCTTGCGAAG AGAGCCATGGAGAAGGGTGTGAGGCTGATGGTGGATGCGGAGCAGAGCTACTTCCAGCCGGCCATCAGCCGCCTCACCGTGGAGACGCAGCGCCGCTTCAACAGGAGCCAGCCCATCATCTACAACACCTACCAGTGCTACCTGAGGGTGAGGCTG GAGGCTTACAACAATGTGACAGGGGACATGGAGCTGTCACGCCGAGAGGGCTGGCACTTTGGTGCCAAGCTGGTGCGTGGCGCCTacatggagcaggagagggagagggcGGCTCAGATGGGCTACGAGGATCCCATCAACCCAACCTATGAGAAGACCAACGAGATGTACCACAG GTGCCTGGACTATGTCCTGGAGGAGATCACGCGTAGCCAAAAAGCCAACGTGATGGTGGCATCTCACAATGAGGACACGGTGAAGTTCACCCTGCGCCG GATGATGGAGCTGGGGATCCATCCCTCAGACAAGAAGGTGTGCTTCGGGCAGCTGCTGGGCATGTGTGACCAGATCACCTTCCCCCTGG gccAGGCTGGCTTCCCCGTGTACAAGTACGTGCCCTATGGGCCGGTGAACGAGGTGCTGCCTTACCTGTCCCGCCGGGCCCAGGAGAACAGGGGCTTCATGCAGAGGGCAAACCGTGAGCGGGACCTGCTCTGGAAAGAGGTCAAGAGGCGTCTCCTCACAGGAAACCTCTTCAGCCACTGA
- the PRODH gene encoding proline dehydrogenase 1, mitochondrial isoform X2 has product MALPSAARAFRAAVRRCDPPSRPRTAPAAAPRGLSPAAAGAGPRPGPASPPRGAERGPPPPAVDFGDPREAFRSKSSAELLRGLVVLGLCAVEPLVQHNRELLQLCQRVLGQTLFERLMKMTFYGQFVAGEDQEAIKPLLRRNQAFGVGAVLDYSVEEDLGDGRSRTSAAEKEMGGGEKWEKQYQAHQGFGDHHGGVTGAHTYFYADEAKCDQHMETFLRCIDASSGSSEDGFSAIKLTALARPQFLVRFSEVLGKWRKFFHQMAAEQGQAGRAVLDTKLEVEKLQEALANLGIASKAESQQWFTGLGTNGTVDLLDWNSLFDRRTKLSRPLLIPNRMTGQLEPLLSRFSEEEELQMKRVLQRVDVLAKRAMEKGVRLMVDAEQSYFQPAISRLTVETQRRFNRSQPIIYNTYQCYLREAYNNVTGDMELSRREGWHFGAKLVRGAYMEQERERAAQMGYEDPINPTYEKTNEMYHRCLDYVLEEITRSQKANVMVASHNEDTVKFTLRRMMELGIHPSDKKVCFGQLLGMCDQITFPLGQAGFPVYKYVPYGPVNEVLPYLSRRAQENRGFMQRANRERDLLWKEVKRRLLTGNLFSH; this is encoded by the exons ATGGCTCTCCCGAGCGCCGCCCGGGCGTTCCGCGCCGCCGTTCGTCGGTGCGATCCCCCGAGCCGCCCGCGcaccgcgcccgccgccgccccccgcgggctctccccggcggcggcgggcgcgggacCCCGGCCGGGGCCGGCCTCTCCTCCGCGAggcgcggagcggggcccgccgccgcccgccgtGGATTTCGGGGATCCGCGCGAGGCGTTCCGCAGCAAGAGCAGCGCGGAGCTGCTGCGGgggctggtggtgctggggctgtgcgCCGTGGAGCCGCTGGTGCAGCACAACCGGGAG ctgctgcagttgtgCCAGCGGGTACTGGGGCAGACGCTCTTCGAGCGGCTGATGAAGATGACGTTCTACGGGCAGTTCGTGGCCGGGGAGGACCAGGAGGCCATCAAGCCGCTGCTCCGGCGGAACCAGGCCTTCGGcgtgggtgctgtgctggatTACAGCGTGGAGGAGGACCTGGGCGACGGGCG CTCCCGCACCTCTGCAGCCGAGAAGGAGATGGGAG GAGGAGAGAAATGGGAGAAGCAATACCAAGCCCATCAGGGATTTGGAGATCACCATGGTGGAGTCACCGGTGCCCACACCTATTTCTATGCTGACGAAGCCAAGTGTGACCAACACATGGAGACTTTCCTCCGCTGTATTGATGCATCAA GTGGCAGCTCAGAGGATGGCTTCTCTGCCATCAAGCTAACAGCCCTGGCCAGACCCCAGTTCCTG gTGCGGTTCTCAGAGGTGCTGGGGAAGTGGCGGAAGTTCTTCCACCAAATGGCcgcagagcagggccaggccgGGCGCGCAGTGCTGGACACAAAGCTGGAGGTGGAGAAGCTGCAG GAGGCACTGGCCAACCTCGGCATTGCAAGCAAGGCAGAGAGCCAGCAGTGGTTCACAGGCCTGGGCACGAACGG cactgtggACCTGCTGGACTGGAACAGCCTGTTCGACAGACGCACCAAGCTCTCCAGGCCTCTGCTCATCCCAAACAGAATG ACTGGGCAGCTGGAGCCTCTGCTGTCACGCTTcagcgaggaggaggagctgcagatgaAGCGGGTGCTGCAACGCGTGGATGTCCTTGCGAAG AGAGCCATGGAGAAGGGTGTGAGGCTGATGGTGGATGCGGAGCAGAGCTACTTCCAGCCGGCCATCAGCCGCCTCACCGTGGAGACGCAGCGCCGCTTCAACAGGAGCCAGCCCATCATCTACAACACCTACCAGTGCTACCTGAGG GAGGCTTACAACAATGTGACAGGGGACATGGAGCTGTCACGCCGAGAGGGCTGGCACTTTGGTGCCAAGCTGGTGCGTGGCGCCTacatggagcaggagagggagagggcGGCTCAGATGGGCTACGAGGATCCCATCAACCCAACCTATGAGAAGACCAACGAGATGTACCACAG GTGCCTGGACTATGTCCTGGAGGAGATCACGCGTAGCCAAAAAGCCAACGTGATGGTGGCATCTCACAATGAGGACACGGTGAAGTTCACCCTGCGCCG GATGATGGAGCTGGGGATCCATCCCTCAGACAAGAAGGTGTGCTTCGGGCAGCTGCTGGGCATGTGTGACCAGATCACCTTCCCCCTGG gccAGGCTGGCTTCCCCGTGTACAAGTACGTGCCCTATGGGCCGGTGAACGAGGTGCTGCCTTACCTGTCCCGCCGGGCCCAGGAGAACAGGGGCTTCATGCAGAGGGCAAACCGTGAGCGGGACCTGCTCTGGAAAGAGGTCAAGAGGCGTCTCCTCACAGGAAACCTCTTCAGCCACTGA